In the Mastacembelus armatus chromosome 16, fMasArm1.2, whole genome shotgun sequence genome, tggactttacattgacttacactCATTTCTTTGAGACTTACCATAACCTTAATCATAACTTGCTGTTAACCTAAACCGAAACTAACTCTCACCTTAAACCATCAGTTGATTTACATGATGGGACCAGTCTACACAAGTAAGGCCAAGTCCCCACTATGTaagtgtgtaaacagatttctCTCCCTGCAGTGTGCGTAATAGCagacagcacacaaacacactccacaGCTTTATAATATTCCATCTCTCAGTGCTGCTGTGGGCACTTTTCTCTCCCACTCAGGGGAAGGCCACTGTCACTTAGCCCAGCGCTGCCCATCTGCACCTGTCAGGCAGCATCTTGTCTCTGCAGTTAAGCTGGCAGAAAATAGCCCTGGGAACAGAGCACTATGTGAACTGAAATGCAGAGATGTGCTGAATCTCACGACTGTAATCACCTCATCTTTTTCTGGGCAGTGCGCTCTTTGACAAAATCTTTGCTCCATAATAGGCCCAATATATTCACACAGGAATATAATTTCAATTTTCTGTTATAATTTGATTTAAATCATTCCATATCCATCTAACTTTAGGTATAGTAGTAGTGAATATGATTTCCTACAATCTGACTgaaataaattgtaattttcttttaacCAAATggcaaaataacaataaatttCCAGGAGTGCGTGTTATCCCAGTGTAATTGTGTCTTTCTACCCACTGATCACTGCAATAAGTGAGCTGAACTCTAGATTATTATTAGTCCTGCAAATCATTCTTTGTTTCTTCCAACATTCTTCTAAGTACATGCTGGGACTGGTTCCAGCAGTGATCCTGCACAAGAATAAGTGGTTAAATTAAttactgaatgaatgaacagtCATGATGATGGTAATTAGAACTGTTTCTTAGCTGTCTCTTACGAATAATGACCTGTGGACAATGAAACTGTTTCTTAGGATAAGCAACAACATGATCCTCCATCTCATTCAAAGTGATGGGGTGATTTGAGCACTTGAACTCTTAAAGATAATTTCAAATCCTtccaaaataatattatttgCCTGCTATTCCCATAAACTGTGTGGGTgttctctgggtactccagcttcctcccacagtccacagacaTGCAGGCGTGATTGATTGGCAACTCTGGATTGGGACTGATAGTCTGTCTCTACagtatgtgtcagccctgtgatagactggaaAACTGTTTATAAcgtgtcagctgggattgccTACTCCCTGTGATCCTCTGCACGTTAAGTAATGAATGGATCCAAAGAGATTCAGTTtactttcactttattttctttttgcattttcaagGTAATCAATAATTCTAACCCTCACCCATTTCCCCCCCAAACACCCCACAATATTCTAAGGTTTGGACATAATTTgaataaataatcattttagaCTATTTAGCAAAAGGAATACAATATATGATCAAGGCTGTAAAACCTGCTCAGGAGCTACAGGGCAAAACATGGATTGTTCCCATTCCTCCAAATCAGTACAAATTCTCTATGCTGCAATACTACTTAGATCTCCGATTTACTTTACTGGGACTGAGCAGGTAAAGAGGCAGCAACCTGCTCTTATACCTCCATACTAAATATGAATCAACAGCCGCAGCCCTTTTTATCCTAAGATAGATTAACCAGCTACTctctgtagcttcatatttcaCAGACTGAAGCAAgaataatattatattattcttCTTTAACTCACAAAGTAAATGTATCATTCAATTTTAAAACACAACACGTAGCTTTCATTTGTTCTGCTGAGAAATCTTATATTAAAATCAATTTAATCAAATGAAACCACATTAACTGgatccacaaaaaaaaaatctactatgtacatatatatatatatataaaatgtagtttttgtattgttttatgaaGCATCTTGGTTCCTGGAGGAATATGTACTTTATTCACTTTACTTGGTTGAACCGACAATAAAAGCTACATGACATAATTATCTGAATTCCTTATTTTTTGTTAATCGTGTTCTTCATACACTTTATATATGATTTTGGATTAATTGTTGcaatgttaataataaatagTGCTTAAACAAAACAGGTATGTAAGAAACAAGCTTCTTTATTCAATCACAAGTACTGAAAAGAAACTCCaagtattttagaaaacagaGACTACACTCGCATTTCACTCAGCACATACATGTCTCCACTGAGGTGGGACAGAGGCACAGAAATCTAACCAACACATACATAGCTAAATCATCATCTGTTGCACAGAAAAATTGAtcaaaataatttcttaaaCATGCACTGACAAACAAAACTGCGTCTGCGagtgtaaaagtgtaaaacCTCAACAAAGGGATATATGTTCACACAAACAGGTTACTGTAATGTTTAGAGGACTCCGAAAAAAGAGTCtaaaaatgaaaccattttAACAACGGCACAATATAGCATAATATATTGATGGCAGTATACTGTGTAGACTCGCACCATTTCATAACCATCTCATGCTACACTTTTATTATCATATCCTAACACCTCCAATTCAAGTATTCAAGGGTCAAATACATCTTTACAGTCTAGCTGCCAAGAAGCAGTTCTTCATTTacaaatcacacagaaacaacttCAACAGCAAGCCTTGGATATTTGCTGCTTCACTCTAAAATTCAATTCAGTAGACTTGTCTTTAGAAAATATTTGAGGAAAGTGAGCCCAAACACAGatgagaattttattttaacagttacACAGAAGGCAGTGGAATCCTACACTGCAACATACCTTGTTATCTTAATAAAAACGCTTTTTTAACAAGGTCATGCCACCTGTCCAGCAGCACACTCCTGCTTACAGCAAGGAGACCACGTTCCAGTATTTATAGCCTGGCTCACTAGATTGACTCTACACAAGAAATGATAACACTTGTATTTTGTGCCAATTagagaaaattatttatttatgcagtaataacacataataaaacaatttaaagatgGTGCTGAAAATACGCAATTCGTTTCTCTCCGGGGAACATTGACTTTCCACCAATATGTTTAAACTACAGCTCTTGGCAAACAAGTATGAGAGATCATTAAAATCACAAAGTAATATGGCATGAATGATAATTGGTTGAAATAATGTGGGAGAGTTGCTTTGGTTTTGACTAGGTTCTGCAAGTAATGGTGTATGTCATTAAACATTGTTAGGGAAACTAAACCACACAGGTATtacacacagcagacactggACAAGTCATAAAAAAGTTGCTATTCTAAAATCTCTCTTGCTCCACACATAAAAGATACATTGCATACTGTAAAAGGTAAAGAACCAGTGCAACGACTAAtactagaaaaaaaattaaatattattttgcaCATAAATAAATCTGCTGGTCTAAACTCTGAAATATCAGTAGAGACATGGTTTAGCACTTTCTTTCATAGGTACACAACATATATCATTAGTGGCTGTGAATGCAGGTTGTGATTCAAGTCTTTTGCAGTTCATGCAGCAGTCATTATGTTCTCTGTGCTGAGCAAGGAAACTCGTAGTATCTGTCAGTATTTCAACAGTGTCTTCTAGGATTTTTGAAACAAGCCATTTGACATTTCCTTACCCACAATTTCCAACAGTAATTAAAGAGACTGCTGTTCCAATCAAATTGTCTGAAACAAGCATGACTTAGCTTTTGTGTGAAActgcacagcaacaaacaaTGCAAAGCAAAGGTGTTTGCACTAGGTCCTGCACATAAGAACATCTGCAAACGGGCCTAGGAGGTTCTTGTTGAAGATACATCGGACCCAGACCAGGTAGGTGGTGAAGGGCttaatgttttctgaaaaaGTGTAGTTTTGCTGGGGAAGGATATAAGGCATGTAGGTGTTCTCTCCCTGCTCCTGGATCCACACCTCGTACTTCACCTCTCTTACTTTCAGATATTTCAAATTCCATGGGATCTGCCAGGAGACTGTGAGTTTAGCCTCATTAGTGGTTTGCACTGAAGTTTGGCATTGTGCTTCTCTGACCCGTCCTGGATGGACCGTACTGGCTGGCCTTGACTTTTTGAAGCTGGGCTTGGTCTTCATGCCCTCTCTGAGGACTTCCAGGACAGAAGGGATGTCGACTAAAGTGTCCTGGTAAATCCGAAACAGCCACTCTGGATTGCGACAGCACAAGTGCCTGGGGACTTCCTTACTGGCCAGTATTCGCTCTTGCTCATCCTTCTCCAAGTGAGCAATGCCTCCTTGTTCCCAGGGTCTGTCTGGGTGGGTGACGGTGTTCTCTTCCTTAGTGTTCCTCCATGAGATATAGTGAAGGTCCATGCCTGGAAGGGATGCAAGGGTTTTATATGGGGTGTACTGCTCTGGGTTCACAGCAAAGGGGTACAGCTCCACCACTGCAGCTCCTCTGGGGAGAAAGAGTGAGGTGATGAGCTGAGCTCCATGCATACTGACTAACATGGAAGCACCACTGATCACCTGGACAATACTGGGGAAAGTCTGTTCCTCCAGCGACACTGTGACCACTCTCATCTGGAACTCCTGTGCCAGCGCCATGATAAGTTCAGCTTCATTAAGTATTAACCTAGTTGTTGAACGACTGAACACAACAATGTAATCATccttcatctctttctccttctcatcTTCAGCACTGCCTCCATCCTTCTCAGCCTCCTCCACTGTGGTGATGTTcattttctccatcagagcCCTGGCAAACTGCCGGATCTCATTCCCTGAAACCAAGATGTTAGCTTTAGGCCCCTGTGGCTGGACAAACCCATACTGGTACCAGGTGGTCATCTTTGACAAGCCAACATAAGATTTGGTAAAACACATTAGCTTGCCAAAGTTTTTAAGCTGTTCTTTGAGTAGTGGTTGCTTGCTGCTGAGAAGGCGATAAAGGTCAAAGTGCGGGCCTTCACCCCAGCCCTCCATGAACACCAGACGAGCCTCATCATCCAAGTCTGAATACTGTTTCATGGTATAGAACGCTGGGAGTAGGTCATCGTGGAATACATGCATTAGGTTATCAGGATTAAACCGGTTTAGGATTAGTGTCACATCTGGTACGAACACCGGCTTGGGCATGAactttaaagcagcagctggtAGTTCTAAAAAGTTGAAGTACTGAGTGTTGTGATCCTCTACTGACGATAGGTCCAGCAGGGCAGGCTGGAAGCGCCTTGAGCCCAAGTTAGGCAGCATGACAGAGGAATTGGAGTGGAAGAACACAAACTCCTCTGCCTCGGAGCCGTAGCAGAGGTAGTCAAAGCGGCAGATGCGGTCAGTATGCATCTTGCCTGTGCAGACCATGCGGGTGCCATGTTCTTGTAGAGCCTGCAGGGCAACATGGTAGTCAATACGGGCCTGTGAGAGCTCCTGGGTCTGCCGTGTCATGTGCAGCTCTTCCTCTAGCAGGGTAGCATGCTCACTTAGCTTGGAATACTTCCAAAGGAGAGCTGCGACCACTGAGACCAGCAGCCCATTAAGAAGCGCACCTACGCTCATCTTGCAGCCTACCACTGAAGCCCGCATCACTTCTGCTGCTGAGGACCCACCCCCTCACTCCAACTGGCCTCTGACCTCAGAGGGGGGGTATGAGACATTCGCTGCCAGGCAATGACCTAGgaagagcagagcagaaaataaataagaatgaaGCAGGGGCTTAACACAGGAGAAACAAGGCAATTATTGCAAGTATTTCCGTGATTACAAAAGTGCTGACATAACTATCAAACCAGTAGACCTGATGCTGCAATGTGTAAGTGAGACAATCCAGTGGGTTTCAGCTATTACCACGAGAAATAGTAGTTGTTTATCTTGGCaaaaaaatgagacatttttCTAACCTTACATTTGCTGTCACCCTCCCTGGATGTGTCAAGACAAATTACACTGTGAGGAGGTACAGAGTAAAGAACAAGAGTATTGCACTTTACTCTACTCATCTGCATACTGAGCGAACAAGTGAATCATTGAGAGACTCTAAATCAAACCAAGGGCTAATGACCAGCAGCTGCCTGCAAACACGAGGCAACTAGCATGCTAAATATCCATCTGAGTGCAAATTTTATTAACTTACAGCAAAGGGTTTCaacatgaattatttatttgctATTTTATTCCTCACATTTGCAAATCCATGTACATATCAACATGCGCCTACACACAGCTGAATAACCAGAGAGATGATGTCAAGTCAGTGCACAAATTCACACTAGTAGAAATGAACAAAGTGCTGACATGAAGCCTACACCCTtaatgtgttgattttttttttgctccctGCCATGACACTTCAtctctttctgctcctcctctatTTTCTAGCATGTTTGACTTCTGCAAGAGAGAAGCAGAGTCTCTGAGTTATTTCTGACATCCTAACAAGTACAATATGTCACTGGCAACAGGGTAACTCTTGGTGACTAAACTCAGCAAATACACATGAGTACAATAtggacattttgaaatatatataaatgtatggCTGCTCCAGAGCGAGGATgatgtcaaataaaaacacatcaaggTGTCTTGCTTACTACTGATATAGTCCAGCAGACAATGGTTAGACGGACCCAAATGGATCCAACTTGTTTAATACTCCAGGTCCAGGTCTCTGTTACCTCAGCATACTCTCCAATTCAAAGTGTACTGAATGTTTAATTAGCCTTCAGTGACTGTGTGCAGTTGATTCAATACGTTTGTGGTGTACAAACTAGTAAATGtttgaaatgcaaatgtgtgtgatgCACTGATATTTAGAAACAACCTTGCTGAAGgcctgtgtttttaatttctctgatctgaatttatttttgtcGATAAGGTAAATTTTTCTTGAAGATGTCTTAGCTGGTGAAAAACAGCAGACAtatcctgtttttgtttttttttttttttttttttcaagatgtAGGTTTgttgagaaagaaaataaattaacaatTCTCTTTCCTCAGATACCAGCCAAAGTGTCTGCATATTTCAGGAGGTTTCATGAAAGTTTGTGAAACTGGTATTTATGTCTATATCATTAAGCATGTGTCAGGCCACTGATTCAAAACAACTGCTGGAAGGGTAGGCCGGGTTTTTAAAATCCCTGAAACCAACCAGTCTTCCACCTCTCTTCCCCCGAGAATCTGTCCTATAATCAAAGCATAacaatcatttcatttcatctgaCTTTTTTGTTTGGAAATCAGCTGGCTATCACTAccttaaacacagacacacatacattttctcTGAGACCTTTAAGCCATAGTACTGATGTCAAGTGCACAACATGTACAGAGAGACCAGGCACAGAGCTGCATCCTTAAGACTATTATTTTCCACTGTATGCACACGAACACTCAGTGTCCTTGTTATCGCCAGgtaaatagttttattttaattatttatttattagccTGAACAGTACACCATTTGTGACATAATGACAATTGGAGGACAAAGCCTACAGGCAAGCTTCTCACCCTAACAGTTACTTCACTGTTGACCATACTGAGAAAGCTGGTATGACAGACTGTGGAGCCTTATTGCAGACAATATTGCTGGATAACAAACATCCATGAGGATAAGCAGCAAATTCAAACAGCAGGGCAGAAAGTCATTGTTTATATGCAAATAAATGCACTACaacttaaaaaagaaagcaaggTAAGTCCTGAAGGATATCGTAGTAAGATTTGTTTTCACTTCCTTCAAAAATTACTCACTGGATAATGAGCAAATAAAGAAAGCCCATAACAGAATGTTATTGATTCCAGAGGTCCAGCAGATGTGAATCAAAGCACAAAAGACTTCATCTTCTAATACAGCAGCCAAACAAAATGAGATGAAGTGTAAAAACGAGGTTGCTAGGCTAACATTAGGCAGGCATCCTGCGTCCTCCAGTCCACAAGGACAAGCCAAACATAAGGCTAACAGAGCCAGTGGTGCTGCTTAATCTATATCACTGCTCCCTAGTTCCCAAAGGGGTGCATGTAAATGCCCTCTGAAAGGCATCAAATGCTTTGAAATGTCAAAGACACTGCAAGACACCACAGCATGCACAAAACATCCTCATCTGCATCACAACATGTTACAGACAGGCACCGAGACTGAAAGATGCTTCTGGTTGTGACAGGGTTAGAAAATACAGGTTAAAATCTGGCTATAGGAAGCCCAAAACATAAAGGCACCTTCCTCAGTCTTATGTCTGTGATTGTGTATAAAGTAATGTGTGAAGTAGTTTAAAATAACCTTGAAGACAAGTGACTTTTGTATCTCATCAGCAGTGGAAAAGTAAAATGTTGCAGAATAAAATAGGTGAATTAAGAAAAGGTCACAGCAGTACCAAAGACAACCATATATGAGCTGAAATCCATTTCTTCAGCTATGTTAACACTGGGGAATGATATCATATTCATTTCCTATTTCTGAGGGTGTACCCTGTTAAAAAACCCACTCATTCTGGGACCAGCACTCTTGATCAGAATATTCCCCCATCTGAACTTACCACTGCAATAGAAATTCCTCCCCAGAATGGGACTGTATCCAACCAGTGTTTAACCTTTGTCAGAACTGTCACAACCATATGATTTAATCACTCACTTTGTCCTTGTGAAGTGCATGGCAAATACAAAACAGCCTTACAGACTGATCAGAACTCTATTTGCATACTCTAATTACTAGCTTTTGGACCTCTGTAGAAACATATTATGCAGCCATTACTCCGGGTTGAAATTTGTTCTCAGGCCTACTCTGTGTCTGTAAGCTCATTGTATACAAGTGTACCATTAAATAAAGTGCAGAACGACAAATATTACTCAAATATAATTTTTTCAGTGTATGGTTGGCATGATGTCATTAAATTGTATGTTTAGACTACTTTTCAACACGGTCATATTATCATTTCGGTAGAATGGTGTATGCTGCCTAGCCCCTGCATCCAGTTCCACATCGCAAAGGAAACCAGTCATGGTTTCACAGCTGTCTGCAAACCTTCCCTCTCTCATAGATAGTCCAGCAGACAATGGTTGAATAGACTCACATGGTGCAACTCATTTGTTGCATACTGTCCAGGTCTTTGGTACTTCAACAGACAAACATGAATTACTGGAAATGGTGCAATATTATCTTCAAAGTTTGACTGTGTGGTATGAGCCAAAAGTAAGATACTGTGTTATTGATACCTGGAGTGTTACAAGAAACTGCTCCAACTGATGGGATACTATCACATAACTAAACCTGCTATATATTTGTTATGTCATTCTCTTTGTCTACAGTACAAATTCACTCTTAAGCCATGGCTTAAGAGTGAATTTGTACTTGGCAGTAGAGGTGGACTCTTTCAATGCCCATGTGTAACAGTTTAAACTGTGCACTTTTCTTTGGACTTCGTCAGTGGGTCCACTGATtttcaacagcaacaacatttatttttgactaCATCAATCTTCGTTTTCCTCTGTAGTGTTTGTTCAAGATCACCAGACCTTCTCCTAAACCATCTGTTAGTCACCGCTGCCTCAGTGCTGCCTTAAAACCCGACACTGACGCTCCAGCCTTTCCGAGTGGTACTGGTTAGCATATCTGTTACCTCTGCAAATGATAAGCATGCCGATGATGTGGAGGATGGTGGCACGGGGCAGCCTGGAGAAtctaatgcattttaatgagaaTCCTGGAAAGCCACAGCTAGGGGGGCTGTGAGAGGggagtggcagcagcagcagcactgggcTGGAGCTGTTCCCTGCAGCCCACCAATATTTACTGAAGTTaaccttctctctttctctgcatttaTTCTTGCATTTTTCCACACCCCAGAGAGctttgactttttttgtcaaaaaaggaaaagaagaacatAAACCTAGTACCTTTTCTTCTTCCGTCTACCTGCTTCTCTCCCTCCAGCCACTTGATTGCTGATCTCTTCTGGCTGTGATGATGTGTCCTTATTTGTTGTCATCTTTACTCCTGGACCAAATGCAGCCTGTCAGGTTGGATCAAGCTGCTTGGAGCTACTGGGGCACTAGGGAGCATTAATGGCCCAGCAACCATTATCTGGCTGTACAAAGACAAGTCTCATACTcttcctctcactctcactcatcTCTTTCTCTAACACATTTGGACAGGCAggcatacacatgcacacacacattattctgTTACATAAATGCAGGGCAATGGCATCTACTGTGAAAGATGGGCTCCCAGCTTCATAATGACTAACAGTCAGTGTCATAAAATGCCCCAGGTCTCTTTTAGACACATTACATATCTGACTACTCACCTATTCCAGAGACTTATTGCTCACCTGATTGATAGCCTGCAACTTAATAACATTTTCACCTTTCTCTATTTCATTCATTAACAGTGACCAACCGCTCTCTGAAATACAGTAGATATACAAGTTTACACAATAGCCTGTGCTGTCTAATCGCCCAAGGGACACAAGAGAATCCCATATGGACAGCttgcagaatgtgtgtgtgttttcatggaaGTGACAGACAAAGAGGAACAAAGTGAGAAGGACATCTgctaaaaacactgcagcactgtcCCTTAACAACAGGCCCTATTCCAACTATGGACAGAAATAGAATACGAAGGCTGGATGTATGAACGTTAGACTATAAAGATGCTGATATCATCCATTTTGGAAACTTGGGTAACCTGAGAACTCAGGTTGAACAGTGATTTTCATCCTGTTCGCATCTCAGGAGATGGTGCAGGGACATGAAATCTTGTGAAAAGGCCTCTGGGCAAGTAACAACCCTTAAACTGGAGATCTAAAGTCGACCCAGGCTGTGAACAAACAGGCTCCACAATTCAACCACATGGTTGAAATGACTATAAATACCTTGTTCTGACCCTCAAGAtgtgtatgtaaataaaaagaagCTAACATAAAATCAACACccaggatgaagaagaagaaactttttaaattataattaatacaattaattaattaattaattaattgaataaaatgatatatatgatatatgatatatatttatGGAAGCGTTATCACCACtggaatataaaataatgttgttttttttcacagcatgaCTTTGTAATGACTGCCACAACAGGTCATCAGTGACGTGCACGGTTAAAATGGATAACCACACCTAACAGGTGTATTTGAATAGATATGTGATGAAGCCTCGGGCAATCGCACTCTCTTTGTCCCCGACGCCTCACACAGgccaaataaaatattaagcCCGTTAGAAACCTGAATCTTTAAGCAGTGCCAGCGCCCAAAATCTTGCAAGCATTTTCACTGGATTGTTACTGTCAAAAAGGGTCCAATTTCTAACCTACATAATTCAGATCTGTTTTGGAACAATCCAAGAATCCAGCTGACATAAGTGTTTGAAGTTCTTTAAAAAGATGTGCCTGCATTACTATGAACCTAACATTCTGACTCATCCAGTGTATGAGAGAGAAACCTGGATGGTAACTATAGACACACTAATAATTTGCCAAACCAGCCAgtttctcttgatctttgcttGGGTATAACTTATCCCTTCCCATAAAGTGTAAATCCCACTTTCAACTCCAAGTAAGTTTTCTTCACTTAAATGATGCACATCAAGTTGTGATGGGCTCTGTACTGGCCAACGAGAATGAGCGGAGGGAaaacacagtgatctgtttATAGTGTGAACTGTGGAGCGTTTTTTCCCCAACAACGAATCATATTCCACACAAAAATTGACTTGGACAAGTGACATAAAAAGAGAGTTACGGTCCATTAGAAGGATTGTCaaactgtatttttcagttGTGGTTAACTACCTTTGAGCAGTGCacagtcacttttttttcccatagaAAAATTGAGGGAAGTGCAAATGGGACAATCCCAAACTGAGGCAAAAGATGAACATCGATACATCATCCAAGCCAAGATAATATGGGATGGCAATTCAACtatgaaaagcaaaaataatttgTTGCAGTGTAAACTTTCCCAGACTTTATAACCAGACACAGCCCAGAATGGAAACAACCTATTACTAGATGCACCTCCTTTAGTTAGTTAGTATTGAGGTCATTGTGCCAGAAATCTTGCCTTGCATTTGCCTATCACACGACTGAAGATTCAAGGCATATACACATCAGCTCCTCCAGAAGCATCTTGAGCTATGATCAGCTAAAAGGCTTTTTACTGTATAAATATGTCTGGAAAGATGTTTATAAGAATCTTTCTTGAAGTAGgctatgttttaaaatgtaccCTTACCCTTTACAAAGATATAATCTGTGCTAACAGGTGACTAGACTGCATGCCTATTTTCTCTTAAAATTCAGGAGAATTCGCAGAATTCagtctttcatttaaaaacaagagcAGAAATGCAGATCAAAGTGACGACATAATGGGGAGAGCTCTAGGTCTGTAATGCAAAACCCTGTTGAACGTCTCTGCGCATTTCTGACATCAGGGAAAACAggggaaacaaagaaaatccacagATGAAATCAAATTGCATGTGGTGATGAAATCTCGTTGTGATGAGATGTCACAATAAGTGTTGCTCATATAAACCCAAGCTGACACCTAGTGCAGCCCATACAAATTTAGAATCCAGCATATTGGAAGCTGGCTACAGACGCCAGACCAGACTGCAAAACATGTAGTGTCACGGTGTAGGGCTATTAAGTAAAACACGTCAATATTAACCGAGATCTCCTCATTTTAGGAGATTT is a window encoding:
- the pomgnt2 gene encoding protein O-linked-mannose beta-1,4-N-acetylglucosaminyltransferase 2; the protein is MRASVVGCKMSVGALLNGLLVSVVAALLWKYSKLSEHATLLEEELHMTRQTQELSQARIDYHVALQALQEHGTRMVCTGKMHTDRICRFDYLCYGSEAEEFVFFHSNSSVMLPNLGSRRFQPALLDLSSVEDHNTQYFNFLELPAAALKFMPKPVFVPDVTLILNRFNPDNLMHVFHDDLLPAFYTMKQYSDLDDEARLVFMEGWGEGPHFDLYRLLSSKQPLLKEQLKNFGKLMCFTKSYVGLSKMTTWYQYGFVQPQGPKANILVSGNEIRQFARALMEKMNITTVEEAEKDGGSAEDEKEKEMKDDYIVVFSRSTTRLILNEAELIMALAQEFQMRVVTVSLEEQTFPSIVQVISGASMLVSMHGAQLITSLFLPRGAAVVELYPFAVNPEQYTPYKTLASLPGMDLHYISWRNTKEENTVTHPDRPWEQGGIAHLEKDEQERILASKEVPRHLCCRNPEWLFRIYQDTLVDIPSVLEVLREGMKTKPSFKKSRPASTVHPGRVREAQCQTSVQTTNEAKLTVSWQIPWNLKYLKVREVKYEVWIQEQGENTYMPYILPQQNYTFSENIKPFTTYLVWVRCIFNKNLLGPFADVLMCRT